ATCATAAACATGCAGGAAATGTTAcctcaaaaagaacattatttgTCATATTGTCATAAAGTATTCTCCAGATAAGTATCATAAtaggtatgtttttattttgcacacatttttttccagatactttttaaaataattggaaaaaaaatcataaattaaaGGCTTTACTTTCCCCCAAAGGTGTGTCAGTATGCTGCCTTTTTGATTGGTTTGTCATGTCTGCAGATGCTGAATGGACATAACTTGTATATATTGAACTTGTAAAATAGCCCAACAAAAATTGTACATACGCTCCATGTGAGTGTATTCATCCACACAgtctatttaaatgtgtttgttattttcatttcagtatTGGGGCCTAAGACCCTGACCttaaaaatatgattatttattacaaagagaaaagaaaatgttgctGTCAATCTCACAAAGTGTAAAATGAAAACTCATCCATCATGTTTATAGGTTTGACCAAATGAATGGATAAAGTTGTCATTGCCTGAGAAAGATGTTCTAATTATAAACTGCAGATGTATTTAAATAACCTATGTTCCTGCTCTCTACggtttactgtatgtgtaaattAAAAGACTATAAATAACGCTGGGATGGTTTCTTATAAGAAATGTGTTCAAGTAATTAATTGAACAAAATCCATTTGAATGTTTAATAAAAAGCTATCATCACTGCCAACAATGAATCATTTGATGCAATACGAGCAAAAAGAGGTGAACCACATGACAAGACACACAGACCcaatatgaaattattattattattgtatttattttttttggggaaagggCACAATAATATGAAACGTTAAACCCCACTGAGCATCCActtagaggtttttttttttttttttttgccaggagTATGAGGTTTACGTAGTCGATGTGCAATTTACGACATTTCTCGTTTGTACGTCATCATCTGCTCATTTACGGCGCCCTGCCTGCTTCAATAGGAGTGGCTGAAGACAAGAGAAGAAAAGAAGTTTTCAGCATGGCGTTTACACTCTATTCGCTCATCCAGACCGCAATTCTGTGCACAAATGCCATCGCTGTGTTGCACGAAGAAAGGTTCCTCAGCAAAAGTAAGTGTTTAGTCGTCCTTGAGGTCATCGTATTTGTATTGGATGTCTCTCGTAGGGCAACACTAGTGCTGGCCATCTCCAATGAgggaaaatatactttttggttttatttgaaatactgtacacataCGAAAAGGGCGATTGATCGGCTTTTATTACGACACACAACAAGCCCACAAAAGCGTTGTTAAAATGTGTGATCTGTACATAATGCTCTTTTGCCTGGGTCTGGTAGTTTAGTTATTTTGGATGTAGTTGACAGACTGTCAATGAAAGTGGTGTAAAACTGCAATGCATCTTTCTGAGGATTGCTTCTAATGTTTTGCACTTTCCTGCAGCTTTTATAGTTAACCAAAATTTGGAGTTCTATACTCCTGTTACCGACACAAACGTATGCATTGTTGAGTTTATACCTCCCTATAACTGAGGATTATCTCTGTGAAGTCAGCTCTTGGATCTCATGAGTGCAAGAGATACCTGTGTCATAGCTCACTGCTGGCTCCTGCCTCGTGTAACCTATCATCTCAATGCATTTAAATCTGTCTCTCTCTAGTTGGATCAGGTGTTGACCAGGGCGTCTCAGGTTTTGGAGATGACCCGGGAATCAAAGCCCAGGTCCTCAATCTCATCCGCTCAGTGCGAACTATCATGAGAGGTCAGTTCCATACATCCACTTGACACGCACaaagatttacagtatatacaggtgCCTCTCGATGAAttagaatatttttgaaaagcTACTTAATTTCAgtcgttcaattcaaaaagtaaaacttaatattatatagattcactaAATATTGgtga
The sequence above is a segment of the Phyllopteryx taeniolatus isolate TA_2022b chromosome 15, UOR_Ptae_1.2, whole genome shotgun sequence genome. Coding sequences within it:
- the ier3ip1 gene encoding immediate early response 3-interacting protein 1, with the protein product MAFTLYSLIQTAILCTNAIAVLHEERFLSKIGSGVDQGVSGFGDDPGIKAQVLNLIRSVRTIMRVPLIIVNSASIVLLLLFG